Proteins encoded in a region of the Cohaesibacter intestini genome:
- a CDS encoding DUF4167 domain-containing protein, giving the protein MRQSQKSNRTRGRGRKAANPLSRSYDSNGPDVKIRGTASHIAEKYQSLARDAIASGDLVMAENYYQHAEHYLRIIAAAQPASREEGRPNNNDGNSNNGGNNGSRKAANVNGDDADDANTNNASDVEDTAVEMDVVAVAEVPGSGDQPDVAPPAEVVDEEVAAAGAPRRRRRTTYRSRKRPTAAERKAEGGDGSDGAKEKPAVVASED; this is encoded by the coding sequence ATGCGACAGAGCCAGAAAAGCAATCGGACACGCGGTCGCGGACGCAAAGCCGCCAATCCGTTGTCTCGATCCTATGACAGCAATGGTCCTGATGTGAAAATTCGCGGAACAGCCAGTCACATTGCGGAAAAATATCAGTCTCTTGCCCGCGATGCGATTGCGTCCGGTGATCTTGTGATGGCGGAAAACTATTATCAGCATGCGGAGCACTATCTGCGCATCATTGCTGCCGCCCAGCCAGCCAGCCGCGAGGAAGGTCGTCCAAACAACAATGACGGCAACAGCAACAACGGCGGCAACAATGGGAGTCGCAAGGCTGCCAACGTCAATGGTGATGATGCCGACGATGCAAACACAAACAACGCCAGCGATGTTGAAGACACTGCTGTCGAAATGGATGTGGTTGCCGTTGCCGAGGTGCCGGGGTCGGGAGATCAACCGGATGTCGCGCCGCCTGCGGAAGTGGTGGATGAAGAAGTGGCCGCTGCTGGTGCACCACGCCGCCGCAGAAGGACAACCTATCGGTCCCGCAAGCGCCCAACGGCTGCCGAGCGCAAAGCCGAGGGGGGCGACGGCTCTGACGGGGCCAAGGAAAAGCCAGCGGTGGTTGCCTCTGAAGATTGA